The sequence ACTTGTCAGAGCCTTAAATTCTATTGGTGTTTCAACCAGAGACCTAATTGTTATTTTTCAAGGAATAAAGGCAGCTGGGGCATTACATGCAGAGTTAGAAATCATTTAAAATAAATTATGACTAAAATTAACGATAACTTAATAGGGGCATCTAATAGAAAGCTTTCAGATGATCTATTAACATTGCATAAAGAAAGACTTAGTTCTTCTTCTGCACAAGATCTCAATATAACTAACCAAGAAGATGCTGCAAAAGCCTTTGAGTCATTTTTTGTCTTTTATTTGCTTCAGACAATGAGAAAGTCCACCGCAGAATCAGGACTTTTAGGTAAAGGTTTTGGAAATGATTTTTTTACACAGCTTTTTGATGAACAGATATCAAATAAACTTTCTGAAACTAAAGGGATAGGAATTGCTAAATTATTAGATCAACAAATAAGTAAAAAAGATAACATTAGTAATTCTGAAACACTAAATTTAAAATCTAACAAAGTTGAAAGTGAAGAAGTTAGTTTAAAAAAAGTTCTTCCTGGTTCGGTACTATCTTCAGGATATGGGTTAAGAAATGATCCAATTACTGGTAAAGAACGGTTTCACAATGGAATTGATTTAGCATGTAGCGAAGGAAAAACAATTCAACCCTTAATGCCAGGTAAAGTAATCTTTAGTGGATGGAAAGGAAATTATGGGAATCTCGTAATTGTTAAGCATGAAGGAGGTGTTGAAACATATTACGGTCATAATATGCAAAATTTGGTTAAGGAAGGGGATGTTGTAACTTCATTGACTTCTATTGCTTTATCCGGGAAAACCGGACGAACGACAGGACCACATTTGCACTTTGAAGTAAGAGTTAATGATATACCTCAAAATCCTAATAAATACGTAAAAAATTATGAATAATTATTTAATTAACCCTCTATTACTCCGAGATAAATATGACAATCTATATTTATGGGGAGAAAAATGAAAATAGACAGTAAATCTCAAACAACAAACTTATTAGTTGGGATCAATAAAGATTTAAAAAAGACACCGAAAAATGAAACTTATAAAAACGATGGAGAAGTCAAAATTGCCGTATCTGAAACAGGTTCAAAAATTTCACAATATGTTGATATAGTAAAAAAAGCTGACACAACTGATTCTCAAAAACTATCTGAATTAAAAAGGCAAATTGAAACTGGGACTTATAGTATTAAGTATAATGAAATTGCAGAAAAAATGATTGAATCCTCTTTGCAGGAATTATCAATAGAAAAAAAATAAAGCTATGATTGGGTTATTGTAACTATGATTAAAATGGAAAGTTTTTCTAATTTAGCAACAGTTTTGGAAGAGCTGGTTATTGAATATGGAGAATTATTAGTGTCCCTAGAAAAACTTTCTGGATCTCTTTGTAGCTCTAGTACAAATGTTTTTATGGAATCACAAAAACGAGTTGAAACTATTGTCCTTAAAATAAAGTTATTAGAAGAACTAAGATTGAAACATGTAAGGACTATTTGTTTATCGTTAGAAATTGAAGAAGATACGCTAAGTTTACAGACCTTAAGCCAAATGGTTCCTGTTTTAAGCAGAAGATTTCTTTCTATCCGTGAAAGATTAAATGAAGTAGTTAGTAAATTGAGTGAATCTATTAAGCATATTAGTAAAATATTAGAAAGTTCAATAATTACAATAGAGAATACACTCAATTTTATAAAATCACTTTGTACTGTTAATCCTATTTATAAAAAATCCGGGAAAATAGAAACAGGCGAAAGATCAATGTCATTTATTACTCAAAAAATATAATTAACTTATGTCCGGAATACTTTCACTTTTAGATATTGGGAAAAAATCACTTTCAGCTCAAAATGCTGCTATGAATATTGCAGGCAATAATATTGCCAATGTCAATACTGCAGGATATTCTCGTCAAGAGGCTGTTTTTAATACTAGTGCATCTGTTGAAAATGATTCTGGATACTTTGGTACTGGAGTTGAATTAAGTAGTGTAAAAAGAATAACCGACAACTTCCTGTCCAATCAAATTACTTTGGAAAATTCAAATTTAGGGAAACTATCTCAACAAAAAAATGCATTAGAAAATATAGAATCTGTATTAAGTTATTCCAGTGACAGTGGAATTAATTCAGCAGTTCAAGATTTTTTTAATTCTTTTCAGGACTTAGCTAATGACCCATCAAGTTCATCGGCTAGGACTATGGTTGTTTCCAAAGGGAATTACTTAGCTGATACTTTCAATAATACAGCATCTGAAATAAAAGATTTAGAGACAAATATAGATGTAACTGCAGCTAGTACTGCTAAAGAAATTAATAGTTTAACGCAAAGAATAGCTAAACTAAATGGAGATATTTCGGCTTTAGAATCAGGGTCAAAAAATATTAATGCTAATGATTTGAGAGATCAGAGAGATGAACTCTTAAAAGAGCTTTCTTCAAAAATTGATATAACATATTTTGAAAATAAAGATGGACAATTATCCGTTATTTTTGGAGGGGGTAAATCCTTAGTTGATGGAGTTAATTCTTGGTCTATTGAAACAGTTTCAGACTCTTCAAATGAAAATTCTCTTAAAGTATTATATGTGTCTGATGGAGGAAAAGAGTTAGATATTACCAATAAAATATCTGGTGGAGAAATTGGGGGCTTGTTAGAAATTAGAAACAACACCATAAAAAATTATAGATCAAATATTGATAAGTTAGCTTTATCTATTTCCAATGAAGTTAATAAGATTCATCAAGAAGGTGTTGGTTTAGATGGAAGCAGCGGGAATATTTTTTTTGATCTAAATACGCCTTCAGGCTATTTAACTGCTGGGAGCAAAGGTAATGCTTCAATTACATCAGTGGATATTATTTCTTCTTCCTCTCCCCTTGTATATGATAACTATCAATTGATTTTTACATCCTCTACGTCTTTTGATATTTATGATTCAGATAGCAAACAGTATGTTTCCACCAATAATTCTTATACGTCGGGTAACAATATAGATTTTAACGGAATAAGTGTTGTAATTGAAGACCAAGGTGGAACTCCAGTGGCCGGAGATAATTTTGTTATATCTACAAGTAAAGACGCCGCTGCCGATATGCATGTTACTGATACAATAACTGGAAATACTAATAAAATAGCTGCAGGAGTCAGTTCAAGTTCAGGAGATAATGAAAATGCACTAAAAATAGCTGAGTTACAATTTACAGGGATATTGAACTCAGGACAAAGTAATTTTGGGGAATACTATCAGAATTTTTTATCTCAGGTAGGCAATGATGTTCAGATGGTAGATGAAGGATATAAAAGTCAGCAATCTTTTATAGATGTTCTTGTGAGCCGAAAAGAATCAATATCAGGTGTGTCACTCGACGAAGAAATGAGTAATCTAATTAAGTATCAGTATGGATATGAGGCTTCTGCAAAATTAATTTCAACTGT is a genomic window of Candidatus Schekmanbacteria bacterium containing:
- a CDS encoding flagellar biosynthesis anti-sigma factor FlgM; its protein translation is MKIDSKSQTTNLLVGINKDLKKTPKNETYKNDGEVKIAVSETGSKISQYVDIVKKADTTDSQKLSELKRQIETGTYSIKYNEIAEKMIESSLQELSIEKK
- a CDS encoding peptidoglycan DD-metalloendopeptidase family protein; this encodes MTKINDNLIGASNRKLSDDLLTLHKERLSSSSAQDLNITNQEDAAKAFESFFVFYLLQTMRKSTAESGLLGKGFGNDFFTQLFDEQISNKLSETKGIGIAKLLDQQISKKDNISNSETLNLKSNKVESEEVSLKKVLPGSVLSSGYGLRNDPITGKERFHNGIDLACSEGKTIQPLMPGKVIFSGWKGNYGNLVIVKHEGGVETYYGHNMQNLVKEGDVVTSLTSIALSGKTGRTTGPHLHFEVRVNDIPQNPNKYVKNYE
- the flgK gene encoding flagellar hook-associated protein FlgK, which encodes MSGILSLLDIGKKSLSAQNAAMNIAGNNIANVNTAGYSRQEAVFNTSASVENDSGYFGTGVELSSVKRITDNFLSNQITLENSNLGKLSQQKNALENIESVLSYSSDSGINSAVQDFFNSFQDLANDPSSSSARTMVVSKGNYLADTFNNTASEIKDLETNIDVTAASTAKEINSLTQRIAKLNGDISALESGSKNINANDLRDQRDELLKELSSKIDITYFENKDGQLSVIFGGGKSLVDGVNSWSIETVSDSSNENSLKVLYVSDGGKELDITNKISGGEIGGLLEIRNNTIKNYRSNIDKLALSISNEVNKIHQEGVGLDGSSGNIFFDLNTPSGYLTAGSKGNASITSVDIISSSSPLVYDNYQLIFTSSTSFDIYDSDSKQYVSTNNSYTSGNNIDFNGISVVIEDQGGTPVAGDNFVISTSKDAAADMHVTDTITGNTNKIAAGVSSSSGDNENALKIAELQFTGILNSGQSNFGEYYQNFLSQVGNDVQMVDEGYKSQQSFIDVLVSRKESISGVSLDEEMSNLIKYQYGYEASAKLISTVNDLLDTVINLVK
- the flgN gene encoding flagellar export chaperone FlgN gives rise to the protein MIKMESFSNLATVLEELVIEYGELLVSLEKLSGSLCSSSTNVFMESQKRVETIVLKIKLLEELRLKHVRTICLSLEIEEDTLSLQTLSQMVPVLSRRFLSIRERLNEVVSKLSESIKHISKILESSIITIENTLNFIKSLCTVNPIYKKSGKIETGERSMSFITQKI